The bacterium genome includes a region encoding these proteins:
- a CDS encoding very short patch repair endonuclease — MADVVDKTTRSRMMSGIRGKDTKPEILIRKGLFAKGFRFRLHSRKLPGKPDIVFPRYKAAILVHGCFWHGHRCPLFKWPSSNSEFWRKKIDRNCEVDKAAIKALSGLGWRVLTVWECAIKGPCRISHNNIIRKAGTWLRSGRGNMEIQGTGGKGAA; from the coding sequence ATGGCGGACGTAGTTGACAAAACCACGCGCTCCCGGATGATGTCCGGCATCCGGGGGAAGGACACGAAACCGGAAATTCTCATTCGCAAAGGTCTCTTCGCCAAGGGCTTCCGCTTCCGCCTGCACAGCAGGAAACTTCCCGGCAAACCCGACATTGTTTTCCCCCGATATAAGGCAGCTATCCTCGTTCATGGCTGTTTCTGGCACGGACACCGTTGCCCCCTGTTCAAGTGGCCTTCATCCAATTCAGAATTCTGGCGAAAGAAGATCGACAGAAACTGTGAGGTAGATAAGGCGGCAATTAAAGCCCTGTCGGGCCTTGGATGGCGTGTGCTTACGGTATGGGAGTGTGCAATAAAGGGCCCTTGTCGTATATCGCATAACAATATTATCCGTAAAGCGGGGACATGGTTACGCTCCGGCCGAGGAAATATGGAGATTCAGGGAACGGGAGGGAAAGGTGCGGCGTGA